Proteins encoded in a region of the Candidatus Nitrospira nitrificans genome:
- a CDS encoding PAS domain S-box protein: MNAQLREYILLSFMALLLAGLFSFDIYSPTAFADHEFYVIVVLVATASRFSWMPAIAAGAGTILTLVGGLGTPWFAYLPPWIQMGNRSITIVILWVLVWFAWKRRQAETALQKANDDLERKVAARTQELATLNQTLVMEITEHIQTEQALRLSQGRLAGILDIAEDAIIVTEHDRSITLFNQGAVKLFGYDPGEVLGKPIDLLLPKRFQIDHTDQINMLAQVLDSAPHMAQRHEVFGMKRDGSEFPAEASISRLSVGERSTFTVIVRDITERLRKEQQLQSLTAQLMMAQEEERRRIARELHDDINQRLALAVIEIGTMLSDPSTMTSEAIQAMARRLARISDDVRRMAYQFHSSILDDLGLPAALKHMATEWSAKTGIKMVLVQQEIVDDSLSRDIASCLYRVTQESLANVMKHAHASRVELELTCDEQEITLSIYDTGVGFDLKEIQARHPGLGLVNMQERVRSVRGRFDIQSEPGQGTHITVQIPLSGAPHEEAASSFGR; this comes from the coding sequence CCTTCGCCGACCATGAGTTTTATGTCATCGTCGTGTTGGTCGCTACGGCCTCGCGTTTTTCATGGATGCCGGCCATAGCCGCTGGAGCAGGCACGATCCTCACCTTGGTGGGAGGGCTGGGGACTCCATGGTTTGCCTACTTGCCGCCGTGGATTCAGATGGGAAACAGATCGATTACGATCGTCATCTTATGGGTTCTCGTGTGGTTTGCCTGGAAACGGCGACAGGCCGAGACGGCCCTGCAGAAGGCAAACGATGATCTCGAACGCAAGGTCGCGGCGAGAACCCAGGAACTCGCCACCCTCAATCAAACCTTGGTCATGGAGATCACAGAACACATTCAGACCGAACAAGCGCTGCGCCTATCACAAGGTCGGCTGGCCGGCATCCTTGACATCGCCGAGGACGCCATCATCGTCACCGAACATGACCGCTCGATCACGCTCTTCAACCAAGGGGCGGTGAAACTGTTCGGTTATGATCCGGGCGAGGTGCTGGGGAAACCGATCGACCTGCTGCTTCCCAAACGATTTCAGATCGATCATACAGACCAGATTAATATGCTCGCCCAAGTGCTTGATTCCGCTCCTCACATGGCGCAACGGCATGAAGTCTTCGGCATGAAGCGGGATGGAAGTGAGTTCCCCGCCGAGGCGAGCATTTCACGGCTGAGCGTGGGCGAGCGATCCACTTTTACCGTAATCGTCCGAGACATCACGGAGCGCCTGAGGAAAGAGCAGCAACTTCAATCGTTGACCGCACAATTGATGATGGCGCAAGAAGAAGAACGTCGGCGCATCGCCCGGGAGCTCCACGACGACATCAATCAACGGCTGGCCTTGGCGGTCATTGAAATCGGGACCATGTTGTCCGACCCGTCGACGATGACCAGCGAAGCCATCCAAGCGATGGCTCGACGGCTGGCGAGAATCTCCGACGATGTCCGTCGCATGGCCTACCAATTTCATTCCTCCATCCTCGACGACCTCGGTCTGCCCGCGGCGCTCAAACACATGGCAACTGAATGGTCGGCCAAGACGGGAATCAAAATGGTGCTCGTGCAGCAAGAGATAGTTGATGATTCCTTGTCACGCGACATTGCCTCTTGCCTCTATCGGGTGACACAGGAAAGTCTTGCCAACGTCATGAAACATGCCCACGCGAGTCGTGTCGAGCTCGAATTGACCTGCGACGAGCAAGAGATTACGCTGTCGATCTACGATACCGGTGTCGGATTCGATCTCAAGGAGATTCAGGCTCGTCATCCCGGGTTGGGTCTTGTGAACATGCAGGAGAGAGTCAGATCCGTGCGAGGCCGATTCGACATTCAGTCGGAGCCGGGCCAAGGCACACATATTACTGTGCAGATTCCACTCTCAGGAGCGCCACATGAAGAAGCCGCGAGTTCTTTTGGCCGATGA